The following proteins are co-located in the Bordetella bronchialis genome:
- the lnt gene encoding apolipoprotein N-acyltransferase: MTALTTRYPRAAGAALMAVAGAIQALTFAPGPLPDGLLALAQVAMLAILARRQLAAPSLRQALRDGWVFHFACYALGLYWLYVSMHDYGGLSAPLAVAGVLALSGFIALFPAAGGVLARWLAPLTADAGPPRRLRAAIAFACGYIALEWVRGTLWTGFPWLNIGYAHVDSPFAGWAPVLGVYGVAWLAAFAAAGLAVLWRPVDAPRDPRQGVAAALAIVAALAGWGMSRIEWSRPDGAPLRVRLVQGNIEQSQKFDPALMEKGLLQHMNQASMPPGPGEPAPQVIILPETVLPVFQDQLDPRAWSVWRRIAEERNATIVMGVPLHRVVDGRDRYTNSAVAFDGSTSVEALRTGEVAMRYDKQHLVPWGEFVPPGFHWFVRLLDIPLGDFDRGDVRQAPFDIDGQRLALNICYEDLFGEELLPAIRPAPDGAPGASILVNISNLGWFGDTWALRQHLQIGRMRTLETARPMLAATNTGLTASIAPDGRVLAEAPPMRMTALPVTVQGMAGLTPYVRTGNSVIMGLVAFGLLALVATRRRTVQA, translated from the coding sequence ATGACCGCATTGACGACGCGCTACCCCCGGGCGGCCGGCGCCGCCTTGATGGCGGTGGCCGGCGCGATCCAGGCCCTGACTTTTGCCCCCGGTCCCCTGCCCGACGGCCTGCTCGCCTTGGCGCAGGTGGCCATGCTTGCCATCCTGGCGCGCCGGCAGCTGGCCGCGCCGAGCCTGCGCCAGGCGCTGCGGGACGGCTGGGTTTTCCACTTCGCCTGCTATGCGCTGGGCTTGTACTGGCTGTACGTCAGCATGCACGACTACGGCGGCTTGTCGGCGCCGCTGGCCGTGGCGGGGGTACTGGCGCTGTCCGGATTCATCGCGCTATTCCCGGCCGCCGGCGGCGTGCTCGCACGCTGGCTGGCGCCGCTGACCGCGGATGCCGGGCCGCCGCGCCGGCTGCGCGCGGCCATCGCCTTCGCCTGCGGCTATATCGCCCTGGAGTGGGTGCGCGGCACGCTGTGGACCGGCTTTCCCTGGCTGAACATCGGCTATGCGCACGTAGACAGCCCCTTTGCCGGCTGGGCGCCCGTGCTGGGCGTCTACGGCGTGGCCTGGCTGGCCGCCTTCGCCGCCGCCGGCCTGGCGGTGCTGTGGCGCCCCGTGGACGCGCCGCGCGACCCGCGCCAGGGCGTGGCGGCCGCGCTGGCCATCGTCGCCGCGCTGGCGGGCTGGGGCATGTCGCGTATCGAATGGTCGCGGCCCGATGGCGCGCCGCTGCGGGTGCGGCTGGTCCAGGGCAATATCGAACAGTCGCAGAAGTTCGATCCCGCGCTCATGGAAAAAGGCCTGTTGCAGCACATGAACCAGGCTTCCATGCCGCCGGGACCGGGCGAGCCCGCCCCGCAAGTCATCATCCTGCCGGAAACGGTGCTACCCGTATTCCAGGACCAGCTTGACCCGCGCGCCTGGTCGGTGTGGCGCCGCATCGCGGAGGAGCGCAACGCCACCATCGTCATGGGCGTGCCGCTGCACCGCGTGGTCGACGGCCGCGACCGCTACACGAACAGCGCCGTCGCCTTCGACGGGTCTACCTCCGTGGAAGCCCTGCGTACCGGCGAAGTGGCGATGCGCTACGACAAACAGCATCTGGTGCCGTGGGGCGAGTTCGTCCCGCCCGGCTTCCATTGGTTCGTGCGCCTGCTGGACATCCCGCTGGGCGATTTCGACCGTGGCGACGTGCGGCAGGCGCCCTTCGATATCGATGGCCAGCGGCTGGCGCTGAACATTTGCTACGAGGACTTGTTCGGCGAAGAACTGCTGCCCGCCATACGGCCGGCGCCCGACGGCGCGCCCGGCGCGTCCATCCTGGTCAATATCAGCAACCTGGGCTGGTTCGGCGATACCTGGGCCCTGCGCCAGCACCTGCAGATCGGCCGCATGCGCACCCTGGAAACGGCGCGGCCCATGCTTGCCGCCACCAACACCGGCCTGACCGCATCGATCGCCCCGGACGGCCGCGTGCTGGCCGAAGCGCCGCCGATGCGGATGACGGCCCTGCCCGTGACGGTACAGGGCATGGCGGGGCTGACGCCGTATGTCCGCACGGGCAACAGCGTCATCATGGGCCTGGTCGCCTTCGGCCTGCTGGCGCTTGTGGCGACGCGGCGCCGGACGGTCCAGGCCTGA
- a CDS encoding LysR family transcriptional regulator, whose translation MLNLNEFTTFVAIADAGSFSSGAERLGISRPLATKHVADLEQTLGVKLMHRSTRKIGLTPAGSLFYERCKRLMSDAQHAVRELEQFRAAPGGHVKVSAAIAFGRLHLIPVITRFLARYPGITVELNLTDKFADLITGGEDVVIRTACEPRLLSLVARPLAPWRFVLCAAPAYLARHPAPQAPQDLARHNCIVYCSNAQGEWRFRSARGDETVRVRGNFKANNADGVLQATLAGLGVAAITTMAAAEDIRAGRLVRLLPDYVLPEGVMYASYLPNPTMANCVQTFVRFLEAAFAPGPYWERDLEFAKV comes from the coding sequence ATGCTGAACCTGAATGAATTCACCACCTTCGTGGCGATCGCCGACGCGGGAAGTTTTTCGTCCGGCGCGGAGCGCCTGGGCATATCCCGGCCGCTGGCCACCAAGCACGTCGCCGACCTGGAGCAGACGCTGGGCGTCAAGCTGATGCATCGCAGCACCCGCAAGATCGGCCTGACGCCCGCCGGCAGCCTGTTCTACGAACGCTGCAAGCGGCTGATGTCCGACGCCCAGCATGCCGTGCGCGAACTGGAGCAATTCCGCGCCGCGCCGGGCGGCCATGTCAAGGTCAGCGCGGCCATCGCCTTCGGCCGGTTGCACCTGATTCCGGTGATCACGCGATTCCTCGCCCGATATCCCGGCATCACGGTCGAGTTGAACCTGACGGACAAGTTCGCCGACCTGATCACCGGGGGCGAGGATGTGGTCATCCGCACGGCATGCGAGCCGCGCCTGTTGTCGCTGGTGGCGCGCCCGCTGGCGCCCTGGCGCTTCGTCCTGTGCGCGGCGCCGGCCTACCTGGCGCGCCATCCCGCGCCCCAGGCCCCGCAGGACCTGGCGCGCCACAACTGCATCGTGTATTGCTCCAACGCCCAGGGAGAATGGCGCTTCCGCAGCGCGCGCGGGGATGAAACCGTGCGGGTGCGGGGCAACTTCAAGGCCAACAACGCCGATGGCGTGCTGCAGGCTACCCTGGCCGGATTGGGGGTGGCGGCCATCACCACCATGGCGGCGGCGGAGGACATCCGCGCGGGCCGGCTCGTGCGGCTGCTGCCGGACTATGTGCTGCCCGAGGGGGTGATGTACGCCTCCTATCTGCCCAATCCCACCATGGCGAACTGTGTGCAGACCTTCGTGCGTTTCCTGGAGGCGGCCTTCGCGCCGGGGCCTTATTGGGAGCGGGACCTGGAATTCGCCAAAGTGTGA
- a CDS encoding HlyC/CorC family transporter — translation MPDPYPANDADAPRQHKPANKSLLDRLLSLVRREPEDREGIKAILEAAHERDLLDAESYAMIKGALAVSERTVGDIMVPRSRMDLLDIAQPLPYLLSVIIDTAHSRFPVFEDDRDNIIGILLAKDLLRCMLEPDIELRSLVRPAVFIPESKRLNVLLHDFRESRNHLAIVIDEYGGIAGLVSMEDVLEEIVGDIEDEFDEDDEATIFPEGENQWRVLATTDIEKINETFGLSLPDDEYDSIGGWLGGELGRIPRRGDHLEHQGLRFEVVRADARRPLWLRVKRLPPPPPATPPADTE, via the coding sequence ATGCCCGACCCCTACCCTGCGAACGACGCGGATGCTCCGCGTCAACACAAGCCCGCGAACAAATCCCTGCTCGACCGCCTGCTCTCCCTGGTTCGACGCGAACCCGAGGACCGCGAAGGCATCAAGGCGATTCTCGAAGCCGCCCACGAGCGCGACCTGCTGGATGCCGAGTCGTACGCGATGATCAAGGGCGCCCTCGCCGTGTCGGAACGCACCGTGGGCGACATCATGGTGCCGCGCTCGCGCATGGACCTGCTGGACATCGCCCAGCCCCTGCCCTACCTGCTTTCCGTCATCATCGACACCGCGCATTCGCGCTTTCCGGTATTCGAGGACGACCGCGACAACATCATCGGCATCCTGCTGGCCAAGGACCTGCTGCGCTGCATGCTGGAGCCCGACATCGAGCTGCGCTCCCTGGTGCGCCCGGCGGTCTTCATCCCCGAATCCAAGCGCCTGAACGTGCTGCTGCATGACTTCCGCGAAAGCCGCAATCACCTGGCCATCGTCATCGACGAATACGGCGGCATCGCCGGGCTCGTCAGCATGGAGGACGTGCTGGAGGAAATCGTCGGCGATATCGAGGACGAATTCGACGAAGACGACGAAGCCACCATCTTTCCGGAAGGCGAGAACCAGTGGCGCGTGCTGGCCACCACGGATATCGAAAAGATCAACGAAACCTTCGGCCTGTCCCTGCCGGATGACGAATACGACAGCATCGGCGGCTGGCTCGGCGGCGAACTGGGCCGCATCCCGCGCCGCGGCGACCACCTGGAACACCAGGGCCTGCGCTTCGAGGTCGTGCGCGCCGACGCGCGCCGCCCGCTGTGGCTGCGCGTGAAACGCCTGCCGCCGCCTCCCCCTGCAACACCGCCCGCCGACACCGAATGA
- a CDS encoding aldo/keto reductase, with protein MNITRIGFGAWAIGGAGWAAGWGAQDDADSIAAIRHAVDRGINWIDTAAVYGLGHSEELVGQALKGMGASRRPYVFTKCGLAWDPDQPAAPPRRVGAARSLRAEVEASLRRLGVECIDLYQMHWPATDGATLAEYWQTLLDLKAEGKVRAVGLSNHNAAQLEDAERLGHVDTVQPPFSAIRRDTAADLLPWCQAHGTGVIVYSPMQSGLLSGGFSEARAASLPADDWRSRNAEFTGDNLRRNLALAEVLQRVAERHGCTVPAAAIAWTLAWPGVTGAIVGARSPGQVDGWLGAATLELDDDDMAEIAAFIETTGVGTGPSSPRRQAGEELPLRDTQRL; from the coding sequence ATGAACATCACGCGTATCGGCTTCGGTGCCTGGGCGATAGGCGGCGCGGGCTGGGCGGCCGGCTGGGGCGCGCAGGACGATGCCGACTCCATCGCGGCGATCCGCCACGCGGTGGACCGCGGCATCAACTGGATCGACACCGCCGCGGTCTATGGCCTGGGGCATTCCGAGGAATTGGTCGGCCAGGCCCTCAAGGGCATGGGCGCCAGCCGGCGCCCCTATGTGTTCACGAAATGCGGGCTGGCCTGGGATCCCGACCAGCCCGCCGCGCCGCCGCGGCGCGTGGGCGCGGCGCGCAGCCTGCGCGCCGAGGTGGAGGCCTCGTTGCGCCGCCTGGGCGTGGAGTGCATCGACCTGTACCAGATGCACTGGCCCGCCACCGACGGCGCGACGCTGGCCGAGTACTGGCAGACGCTGCTGGACCTGAAAGCGGAAGGAAAAGTGCGCGCCGTCGGCCTGTCCAACCACAATGCGGCGCAACTGGAAGACGCCGAGCGGCTGGGCCATGTGGATACCGTGCAGCCGCCGTTCTCGGCGATCCGCCGCGACACGGCCGCCGACCTGTTGCCGTGGTGCCAGGCGCACGGCACCGGTGTGATCGTCTACAGCCCGATGCAGTCGGGACTGCTCAGCGGCGGCTTCAGCGAGGCCCGGGCCGCCTCCCTGCCGGCCGACGATTGGCGCTCGCGAAATGCGGAATTCACCGGCGACAATCTGCGGCGCAATCTGGCGCTGGCCGAAGTGCTGCAGCGCGTGGCCGAGCGGCACGGGTGCACCGTTCCGGCTGCCGCCATCGCCTGGACGCTGGCGTGGCCCGGCGTGACGGGCGCCATCGTGGGCGCGCGTTCGCCCGGGCAGGTGGATGGCTGGCTGGGCGCGGCGACGCTGGAGCTGGATGACGACGATATGGCGGAAATCGCCGCTTTCATCGAAACCACGGGCGTGGGCACGGGCCCGTCATCGCCACGGCGGCAGGCCGGCGAGGAATTGCCGCTGCGCGACACGCAGCGGCTATAG
- a CDS encoding tripartite tricarboxylate transporter substrate binding protein, whose amino-acid sequence MDASSYRQSPGGAARLLRRLAAGPAIAALGLLAALLAAPAAHADNYPSRAIHIVVPYSAGGSSDAPMRVIAQQMAQQLGQAIVIENKPGQGAMIGAEYVARSAPDGYTLLLASNPQAISATLYSKLNFDPVGDFAAISLFGREPGVLVVNPAMPVRSVREFIDYVKARPGKIDYASSGNGSAQHLFTAMFLSAAGLQMMHIPYRGSAQAVTDVVAGQVLVAMPGLAAMMPHIREQRLIPLAVTGDARSPLLPQVPTLAESGFPGFSAYVWSGLVAPKGTPPAIIDRLNRELKKAMDSDTVKAYMNNASVEIITDTPAEFHAFFQQEKIRAAKAIQEAGLKID is encoded by the coding sequence ATGGATGCTTCGTCATATCGTCAATCGCCAGGCGGCGCCGCCCGGCTGCTGCGGCGCCTGGCCGCGGGTCCCGCGATCGCGGCGCTCGGGCTCCTGGCCGCCTTGCTCGCCGCGCCAGCCGCCCATGCCGACAACTATCCTTCGCGCGCCATCCATATCGTGGTGCCGTATTCCGCCGGCGGTTCTTCCGACGCCCCCATGCGCGTCATCGCGCAGCAGATGGCGCAGCAACTGGGCCAGGCCATCGTCATCGAGAACAAGCCGGGGCAGGGCGCGATGATAGGCGCGGAGTACGTCGCGCGTTCCGCGCCGGACGGCTATACGCTGCTATTGGCTTCCAACCCCCAGGCCATCAGCGCCACGCTGTACAGCAAGCTGAACTTCGATCCGGTGGGGGATTTCGCGGCGATTTCGCTGTTCGGCCGCGAACCGGGCGTGCTGGTGGTCAACCCCGCCATGCCGGTGCGCAGCGTCAGGGAATTCATCGACTACGTCAAGGCCCGCCCGGGCAAGATCGACTACGCGTCTTCCGGCAATGGCAGCGCCCAGCACCTGTTCACCGCCATGTTCCTGTCGGCCGCGGGCTTGCAGATGATGCACATCCCCTACCGGGGCAGCGCGCAGGCGGTCACCGACGTGGTCGCCGGCCAGGTCCTGGTCGCGATGCCCGGACTGGCGGCGATGATGCCGCATATCCGCGAGCAGCGCCTGATTCCGCTGGCCGTCACGGGCGACGCGCGTTCGCCCTTGCTGCCGCAGGTGCCGACCCTGGCGGAATCCGGCTTTCCGGGGTTTTCGGCCTATGTGTGGTCGGGCCTGGTGGCCCCCAAGGGCACGCCGCCCGCCATCATCGACCGCCTGAACCGCGAACTGAAGAAAGCCATGGATAGCGATACGGTAAAGGCCTACATGAACAATGCGTCGGTCGAAATCATCACCGACACGCCCGCCGAGTTCCACGCCTTCTTCCAGCAGGAAAAGATCCGCGCCGCCAAGGCCATCCAGGAAGCCGGACTGAAAATAGATTGA
- a CDS encoding RidA family protein has translation MTFQRYGARRYGNGDIVHVPFVRAGNWVFGTGLRAVRPDGLGDPDVLRPDRPLGAPPRAQREAQAIFDTMRRHLEEAGSGMDRVARLDQYYPDAGCVDPYHVARKRALAGQVAPSTSVIVDRLLNLDVSMDVQVMAATADSGYRAQQAGTGKLNVPRTSGYAPCLRMGDMIFVAGQLARDAGGNLAAEARVPDGQMWNGTRIKLETDYLVEKRLLPALDAAGSRPDLVLKAQVYLSHGEDLPAFWQAWSRAFGGRVPPTTVVPVRHPAFGTRDATLEVNLVAAHESAAARVRDIDCDVFLPGADMLPARVFDGVLFVAGLMGIEDGGLCAGARVAASAPFYDDPVHAQMRDILDKAAAIFAAAGTDLGRVTRALHFHSDLGDFRRGYMAWDPALRGAGLPFSAIQVADPLFLAGGAVILDLWGYAP, from the coding sequence ATGACTTTCCAACGCTACGGCGCCAGGCGCTACGGCAATGGCGACATCGTGCACGTACCCTTCGTGCGCGCGGGCAACTGGGTGTTCGGCACGGGATTGCGCGCCGTGCGGCCCGACGGCCTGGGCGATCCCGACGTGCTGCGGCCCGATCGCCCACTGGGCGCGCCGCCGCGGGCGCAGCGCGAGGCGCAGGCCATCTTCGATACCATGCGCCGCCATCTGGAGGAAGCGGGCAGCGGCATGGACCGCGTCGCGCGCCTGGACCAGTATTACCCCGATGCGGGCTGCGTCGATCCCTATCACGTCGCGCGCAAGCGCGCGCTGGCCGGGCAGGTGGCGCCCAGTACTTCCGTCATCGTGGACCGGCTGCTCAATCTGGACGTGTCCATGGACGTCCAGGTCATGGCGGCCACCGCCGATAGCGGCTACCGCGCGCAGCAGGCGGGCACCGGCAAGCTGAACGTGCCGCGGACCTCCGGCTATGCGCCTTGCCTGCGCATGGGCGACATGATCTTCGTCGCCGGCCAGCTGGCGCGCGATGCCGGCGGCAACCTGGCGGCGGAGGCCCGGGTGCCAGACGGGCAAATGTGGAATGGCACCCGCATCAAGTTGGAGACGGATTATCTGGTCGAAAAGCGGCTGCTGCCCGCCCTGGACGCGGCCGGCAGCCGGCCGGACCTGGTGCTGAAGGCGCAGGTGTACCTGAGCCATGGCGAAGACCTGCCGGCTTTCTGGCAGGCGTGGTCGCGCGCCTTCGGCGGCCGCGTACCGCCGACCACCGTGGTGCCGGTGCGGCACCCCGCTTTCGGCACCCGGGACGCCACCCTGGAGGTAAACCTGGTGGCCGCGCACGAATCCGCCGCGGCCCGCGTGCGCGATATCGATTGCGATGTCTTCCTGCCCGGCGCGGACATGCTGCCGGCCCGCGTCTTCGACGGCGTGCTGTTCGTCGCCGGCCTGATGGGTATCGAGGACGGCGGTCTGTGCGCCGGGGCCCGCGTGGCGGCCAGCGCGCCTTTCTATGACGATCCGGTCCATGCCCAGATGCGCGACATTCTGGACAAGGCCGCCGCCATCTTCGCCGCCGCGGGCACCGATCTGGGCCGCGTGACGCGCGCCCTGCATTTCCATTCCGACCTGGGGGATTTCCGCCGCGGCTACATGGCCTGGGATCCGGCGCTGCGGGGCGCCGGCTTGCCTTTCAGCGCGATCCAGGTCGCGGATCCGCTGTTCCTGGCGGGTGGGGCGGTCATCCTGGATCTATGGGGGTACGCGCCTTAG
- a CDS encoding CheR family methyltransferase codes for MSNNEPPPRNRSTALPSHLPFPVVGIGASAGAVETLKVFFENMPSNPGMAFVVVVHLSPKHESVLDRILQTCTSMPVVQVTKHTSIEADHVYVIPPAARLEMNDSYLRVQHAVRAQGDPVAIDEFFRTLADVHKTRAVGIVLTGGGSDGSVGLSRIKEQGGITLAQDPDDAMHDTMPRSAIATGAVDIVLPVSAIPARLLAIAKNMGRIHIPPPADLQRDAGERPDEGHETANDRAALRDILAMLRARTGHDFKHYKKATVLRRIERRMQVTGLPDMPAYAAMLHEKPDETPKLLSDMLIGVTQFFRDRESFEILEQRIVGNLFGGDNGPVPTHVRTWVAGCSSGEEAYSVAMLLCAEADARNAAPKIQVFATDIDEFSLVIGRAGVYPGAIETDVPAARLQQFFTREGSNYRVRKELRERVLFAPHNVLRDPPFSKLDLVSCRNLLIYLDREVQADVLRMFHFALKPGGYLFLGSSESADACENLFAVVDKRHRIYQAKNTASQHRPVPLLPIAGTDKLPQASVPVHAVRGNRTSFADIHRQALEHYAPPSVIVDRDSNIVHMSERAGRFLRHVGGEPSRSLPALVYPDLRMELRTALFQALHSHKSVEARRVAMTLGDSKVYINMIVRPFRHDETGNEFMLVIFDEVDAVMSTHESDEESRVPSSVLAQLEAELQRTKEQLQLTMEQSETSTEELKASNEELQAINEELRSTTEELETGKEELQSVNEELITVNSELKSKVEETAKINDDLQNLIASTDIATVFVDRGMRIKWFTPRATDIFSVIANDAGRSLLDITHRLDYPDLAQDAAAVFESLRTIEREVRSADNRWFLARLLPYRSAEHRIEGAVLTFIDVTARRNAEARINAMAQSTKDFAIITMGQDGVITTWNMGAQQMFGYAETEAVGQHFSLIFTQEDIDAAIPRHELERARREGYAPDERWHKRKDGTRLFCVGGINPIDDPLFTGYAKIARDITAQKHREMEQESRLESSRADNTLKDEFFAVMSHELKHPLNLIQLNAELLVRTPQVRATASAARAADAIQRAVRSQARIIEDLLDIARAQTGKLKLNRSTVSLVATVDGIVNVVQPTVADVGVTLDKAYDLNTTLYIDADPVRVEQIVWNLINNGIKFTPPEGTVTIRLDRDGQMARLTISDTGEGIDPEFLPRLFEMYSQDRGQDGLRGRMGLGIGLAVVHQLVQAHGGRIEAASDGKGKGSTFTVWLPLSAHAYGPADPAGVPPEAAALEGIAILLVDDSPEILDTFGALLEMEGARVDTASSGQAGLDALARTAFDIVISDLGMPEMDGYGFLNAMRQKNIATPAIALSGYGAKRDVDKAMSAGFTAHLGKPVPLEQLVKVIRQTLAREETRQAGE; via the coding sequence ATGTCGAACAACGAACCGCCGCCGCGGAATAGATCCACCGCGCTCCCCAGCCACCTGCCGTTTCCCGTGGTGGGCATCGGGGCCTCCGCCGGCGCCGTCGAAACGCTGAAGGTCTTCTTCGAAAACATGCCGTCCAATCCCGGCATGGCCTTCGTGGTGGTGGTGCATCTGTCGCCCAAACACGAAAGCGTGCTGGACCGCATCCTGCAAACCTGCACCAGCATGCCGGTCGTCCAGGTAACGAAACACACCTCCATCGAGGCAGACCACGTCTACGTCATCCCGCCGGCGGCCAGGCTGGAAATGAATGACAGCTATCTGCGCGTGCAGCATGCGGTCCGCGCCCAGGGGGATCCCGTCGCCATCGACGAATTCTTCCGCACGCTGGCGGACGTCCACAAGACCCGGGCGGTGGGCATCGTGCTGACCGGCGGGGGTTCCGATGGCTCCGTGGGACTATCCCGCATCAAGGAGCAGGGCGGCATTACCCTGGCCCAGGACCCCGATGACGCCATGCACGACACCATGCCGCGCAGCGCCATCGCCACCGGTGCGGTGGACATCGTGCTGCCCGTGAGTGCAATCCCGGCCCGCCTGCTTGCCATCGCCAAGAATATGGGGCGCATCCATATCCCGCCGCCGGCGGACCTGCAGCGGGACGCCGGCGAGCGGCCGGACGAAGGGCACGAAACCGCGAACGACCGCGCGGCGCTGCGGGACATCCTGGCGATGCTGCGCGCCCGCACCGGTCACGATTTCAAGCACTACAAGAAAGCCACGGTCCTGCGCCGCATCGAACGCCGCATGCAGGTGACGGGGCTGCCCGACATGCCGGCCTATGCCGCCATGTTGCACGAGAAGCCGGACGAGACCCCGAAGCTGCTCAGCGACATGCTGATCGGTGTCACGCAGTTCTTCCGCGACCGGGAATCTTTCGAGATCCTGGAGCAACGCATCGTCGGCAATCTCTTCGGCGGGGACAACGGGCCGGTGCCCACGCACGTGCGCACCTGGGTGGCCGGCTGCTCCAGCGGCGAAGAAGCCTATTCCGTCGCCATGCTGCTGTGCGCCGAGGCCGATGCCCGCAACGCCGCGCCGAAAATCCAGGTGTTCGCCACGGACATCGACGAATTCTCGCTGGTCATCGGGCGTGCCGGGGTCTATCCCGGCGCCATCGAGACCGATGTCCCGGCCGCGCGGCTGCAGCAGTTCTTCACGCGGGAGGGCTCCAATTACCGGGTCAGGAAGGAGCTCCGGGAACGGGTACTGTTCGCGCCGCACAATGTATTGCGCGATCCGCCCTTTTCCAAACTCGATCTGGTAAGCTGCCGCAACCTGCTGATCTACCTGGATCGCGAAGTGCAGGCCGACGTACTGCGCATGTTCCACTTCGCGCTCAAGCCCGGCGGCTATTTGTTTCTGGGCAGTTCCGAGTCGGCCGATGCGTGCGAAAATCTGTTCGCGGTCGTCGACAAGCGCCACCGCATCTACCAGGCCAAGAACACGGCCTCCCAACACCGCCCCGTTCCCCTGCTGCCGATAGCGGGCACCGACAAACTGCCGCAGGCTTCCGTACCCGTCCACGCCGTGCGAGGAAACCGAACGTCATTCGCCGACATCCACCGGCAAGCGCTGGAACACTATGCGCCGCCCAGCGTGATCGTCGACCGCGACTCGAACATCGTCCACATGTCCGAGCGGGCGGGACGTTTCCTGCGGCACGTCGGCGGCGAGCCCTCGCGCAGCCTGCCCGCGCTGGTGTACCCGGACCTGCGCATGGAACTGCGCACCGCCCTGTTCCAGGCGCTGCATTCCCACAAGAGCGTGGAGGCCCGCCGCGTGGCCATGACGCTGGGCGACAGCAAGGTCTACATCAACATGATCGTGCGCCCGTTCCGGCACGACGAAACCGGCAACGAATTCATGCTCGTCATCTTTGACGAGGTGGATGCCGTGATGAGCACCCACGAGAGCGATGAAGAGTCGCGCGTGCCCAGCAGCGTGCTGGCCCAGTTGGAAGCCGAACTTCAGCGCACCAAGGAGCAGCTGCAGCTGACCATGGAGCAATCCGAGACCTCCACGGAAGAACTCAAGGCGTCCAACGAGGAACTGCAGGCCATCAACGAAGAGCTTCGCTCCACCACGGAAGAGCTCGAGACGGGCAAAGAAGAGCTGCAATCGGTGAACGAAGAGCTGATCACCGTCAATTCCGAACTGAAGAGCAAGGTCGAGGAAACGGCTAAGATCAACGACGACCTGCAGAACCTGATCGCGTCCACCGACATCGCCACGGTGTTCGTGGACCGCGGAATGCGCATCAAATGGTTCACGCCGCGGGCCACCGACATTTTCAGCGTGATCGCCAACGACGCGGGACGTTCGCTGCTGGACATCACGCACCGGCTGGACTATCCCGACCTGGCGCAGGATGCGGCCGCGGTGTTCGAGTCCCTGCGTACCATCGAGCGCGAAGTGCGCAGCGCGGACAACCGCTGGTTCCTGGCCCGGCTCCTGCCCTATCGCAGCGCCGAGCATCGCATCGAGGGCGCGGTCCTGACCTTCATCGACGTGACGGCCCGCCGCAACGCCGAGGCGCGCATCAACGCGATGGCGCAGAGCACCAAGGACTTCGCGATCATCACGATGGGGCAGGACGGGGTCATCACCACCTGGAACATGGGCGCGCAGCAGATGTTCGGCTATGCCGAAACGGAAGCGGTGGGCCAGCACTTCTCGTTGATCTTTACCCAGGAAGACATCGACGCCGCCATTCCCCGGCACGAACTGGAACGGGCACGGCGCGAGGGGTATGCGCCCGACGAGCGCTGGCACAAGCGCAAGGACGGCACCCGGCTTTTCTGCGTGGGTGGCATCAACCCGATCGACGACCCGCTGTTCACCGGCTACGCCAAGATCGCGCGCGACATCACGGCGCAGAAGCACCGCGAGATGGAACAGGAAAGCCGGCTGGAAAGCAGCCGCGCGGACAACACGCTGAAGGACGAATTCTTCGCCGTCATGTCGCATGAACTGAAGCATCCGCTGAATCTGATCCAGTTGAATGCGGAACTGCTCGTGCGCACGCCGCAGGTGCGGGCTACCGCCAGCGCGGCGCGGGCAGCCGATGCGATCCAGCGCGCCGTGCGCAGCCAGGCGCGCATCATCGAGGATTTGCTGGATATCGCGCGGGCACAGACGGGCAAGCTCAAGCTGAACCGCTCCACCGTCAGCCTGGTCGCCACGGTGGACGGCATCGTCAACGTGGTGCAACCCACGGTGGCGGACGTGGGCGTGACGCTGGACAAGGCCTACGACCTCAACACGACGCTCTATATCGATGCGGACCCGGTGCGCGTCGAGCAGATCGTCTGGAACCTGATCAATAACGGCATCAAGTTCACGCCGCCGGAGGGCACCGTCACCATCCGGCTGGATCGCGACGGCCAGATGGCGCGCCTGACGATCAGCGATACCGGCGAGGGCATAGACCCGGAGTTCCTGCCGCGGCTGTTCGAGATGTATAGCCAGGACCGTGGGCAGGATGGATTGCGCGGCCGCATGGGCCTGGGCATCGGCCTGGCGGTCGTGCACCAGCTGGTGCAGGCGCACGGCGGCCGGATAGAGGCCGCCTCGGACGGCAAGGGCAAGGGCTCGACCTTCACCGTGTGGCTGCCCCTGTCCGCCCACGCCTATGGGCCGGCCGACCCTGCGGGCGTGCCGCCCGAAGCCGCCGCGCTGGAAGGCATCGCCATCCTGCTGGTGGACGACTCGCCGGAAATCCTGGATACCTTCGGCGCGCTGCTGGAAATGGAAGGCGCGCGCGTCGATACCGCCAGCAGCGGACAAGCGGGGCTGGACGCGCTGGCGCGTACCGCTTTCGATATCGTCATATCGGACCTGGGCATGCCGGAGATGGACGGCTACGGATTCCTGAACGCCATGCGGCAGAAGAACATCGCCACGCCGGCCATCGCGCTGAGCGGCTATGGCGCGAAACGCGACGTGGACAAGGCGATGTCCGCCGGTTTCACGGCGCACCTGGGCAAGCCGGTGCCGCTGGAACAACTGGTCAAGGTGATCAGGCAAACGCTGGCGCGGGAAGAAACCCGCCAGGCGGGCGAGTAG